The Haematobia irritans isolate KBUSLIRL chromosome 1, ASM5000362v1, whole genome shotgun sequence DNA segment CTAATCAAACATTGGGAAAAGGAAGTTCGTCGAAAAAACCCAAATCTGTTGCATATGATTTTCAGAGCTTATGGATGGAAATTTGTTCCAATTTGTATTTTATACTCAATGTTGGAGATATCTATACAGTAAGTATTTAAGAATAGTTTTGTTGTACTCCTTTTTTCCAATATATGACTTAAGtgttcccaaaaaaatttgttttagtaaaaaaactgctaaaacagcagtatTTTGTATTAATAACTATGGAAATACAACATTCCTTACAGACTACTAGTCAgagtttttcaattaataagccCACACTTTGGGATTCGGTACAGAGTTGTTAATTTGATCAAGTGCAACATTTGGCAACCCATAATTTCACTGGGACTCACTCTCCATAATTCCCATCATTGACCGacgctccgatttcataacgttTGAACGCCGGATTTTCATCAGCCAAAAGCAACCCAACTAGGAAGGCTTTAGAAAAGATACAGATCGCCGCTTCACTCATTAACAGCACAAAACCATTCAAGACGCTGGCCCCGACTACGACTAATGGTAAAGCGGGAAATACACAGAGCTGAGTAGTTGGTCAGTCgtacgtgaaattttgagatagaaagtcaaGACTTCGTAGAGTGAAACAAGGAGTTAACCAAGGTTGGGTGATATCTGTGGCACTATTCAATCTCAACCTATTCTGTATACCTTCCCCACTCTCGATTGTACATTCATAGCATCCGGGACCATAgttgatgacatctgcgatcgATTAAACATTTACCTTTTGATTTTACCAGTGATTTCATTGCTAAGAATTTGGAAGATATCCGCCaccagttgaatgtcagagtcgatggcgtAACAATATCGATTGCGAACTACACCAAGATTCACGGGTCACAGTTATTTTAAGTCGTCTGTCcccgccactgcaatttgttatTAGATCTGCGATAGAAACATCAGTGTGGACGGGTCgggacgctgcccttagaactgcaacaGTGTGTCTCCATAGTACACCAGTGGATCATCTTAATGTGGAGATTAAGATCAATCCCTGCGTAGacacatttttttcgctccgctccggagaaaaaaaatcgctccgctccgaaataaaaaatagctCCGCtcctttttagagaaaattatagCACACACTGCATTATTTTttcactgactcggatgaaatttgctcctccaagaggctccaaaaccaaatctagggatcggtttatatgggggctatatatgattatggactgatatggatcacttttggcatagttgttatatatcatatactaccgccacgtaccaaatttcaaccagatcggatgaattttgcttctccaaaaggcaccaaaggtcaaatctggggatcggtttctatgggggctctatatgtaattatggactgatatgaaccaattcttgcatggttgttggatactatatactaacatcacgtatcaaatttcaatcggatcggatgaattttgctcttccagggggctccgcaagtcaaatctggaatcggtttatatggggcctatatataattattgaccgatttcgtccaatttttgcatgggtgtttgaggccatatattaacaccacgtaccaaatgtcaactgaatcagatgaattttcgtcttccaagaggctcctcaagcaaaatcgggggatcggtttatatgggggctatatataattatggactgatgtggaccaatttttgcgtggttgttagacaccatatactaacaccatgtaccaaatttcaaccggatcggatgaaatttgcttctcttaaaggctccgcaagccaaatcggaccgatgtggaccaatttttgcatggttgttagagaaagggtgatacggtaaaaatttggtcaagggaaaacgcgtgtaaatcggtgaaatcgtttgtttaaaaaagcaaattaaatttctttttcaagttcaatgagtataaaattcaggaaaaatattcagttaggctttcgcttttccaaatccgaattgccgggcctcacgcttgacacctgccatcagattttgtacagccaccttgtccaccttcttcgccaattttaactaaacagtataacaaacgctggcatcacgccgatgtcataaaaataagtaatttttaataatttcgacaaattcaaaaaaaattattagacataattaagtttttccacttgttaaagaaaattttgtagtttgaaggaaaaaattggagttcaaaattgcaagaatgtctttagtaacatacgaagttcatgatgaacgcatttgtagtaaaatttacaaatttaaagaaatattgaagtattttgtggaagacacgaatttagttaatctttatccttcatttgtgtatattttttcctcggttttagttaatttaactaacgtacacaaaaaattattatagtagaggaaactttctccaaacataataattccatgaactaaacgaaggttaaattggctttagtgaaatagagagttcactttttttgagtgcacactGTTATAGTTATCATGGGAGTGCATTATTTCAGCAGCAACAGAAGGGGTGCATGTTGGAAATCAGATGTACCAACAGCAGACAAACTTAAATTTGATGACTTCACCCACGACGATGATAGAAATCCCTTGACACAGCGCAGCGCAATCATTACAATCAAAAAGCCTCTGGAAATGTGAAGAGCAAATTTTAAAAACGTTTAGAACTAATCGATTTTGCGATAGATATGGTATAACAAAAGCATACCATTCAGCAACTCACATATGTTCTAAAGGCAATGCATCTTTGTCTGAAACAAGGCAATtagaaatttttcgcttttcctATAATGTCCACCCATAtgcataatttaattaaacttttttttataatttacaatttattttttgttttttttttttttagctctTCTCAGCCGCTGTTTTTGGGCGGTTTGGTATCATATTTTGCTGAAGGACAAACGAGTGTTACCAAACGCGAAGCCTATCTTTACGCAATGGGGATTGTTTTGTGTTCACTTGTGGCTACATTGTGTTTCCATCCCttcatgttttatttatttgaggTGGGAACGCGAATTCGACTAGCATGTTCTGGGCTTGTATACCGAAAATGTCTTCGATCTTCTGTGACTGCCGACAACAGTGGGATGAGTGGTTTTGCTATCGCAGTACTCTCTACAGATTTGCCTCAGTTCGATATGACGTTCTACTTCTTTCACGATTTATGGAAAGGTCCTATAGAAGGGTGCGTTATGGGCTACCTTATGTATTTACAAATCGGCTGGCCTGCAGTTGTGGGATTGGCTTCTATCATTATATTCATACCGCTACAAGCTTGGGCTGCCAAAGCGTCGGCTTTCTTTCGGCACGAATCGGCTGAGTATGGAGATGATAGAGTGAAATTGATGAATGAGATCATAACTGCTATGCAGGTGATTAAGATGTATGCATGGGAGAAGTCATTTGCAAAACTGATTGCCTTGATCCGTAAAAAGGAGGTAAAGGCTATACGAGGTTCCATGAATATATACGCCGCCTTACAGTGCACGAATATGATATCGAAACTGGCTCTGTTCTTGAGTCTTGTGGCATATGTGTTTACCGGGGAAATAGTGACGGCGAAAAAGGTTTTCATTGTGTCGTCGTATTATGATGTACTGAATGACTCGTTACTTCATTTTTGGCCTTTGGCAGTTACGACGTGGGCCGAAACAGTAGTATGTGCACGCCGCGTTGTCACATTTTTAATGCAAAGTGAAGACCCTGCTGATGGCGgcatagaaaactttggaatGGATGATGATGAGGAGAAGGGTAATTTTTGTGGACGCGTACATAATCCCAGAGCTATTAAAAAAGGTGTGATGCTACACAATTTGACGGCTAGCTGGGACAAAGTGGAGACCGATAAGCGCCGTCATCATATCGACAATGTAAGTGCTACTATCACTGAGAAACAGTTTGTGGGAATAGTGGGAAACGTGGGGTCGGGAAAAACCACTTTGTTAAATGCCATACTAGGTGAGTTGGAAATCATATATGGCAATGTTGAAGTGAACGGTGTGGTGAGTTATGCACCCCAGGAAGCTTGGATATTCGAAGCATCGATTAGAGATAATATCACCTTTGTGGAGAAGTACGAAGAATCTCGATATAAAGCTGTAATACATGCCTGTGAACTAGAAAGGGACATAGAGCTCTTCCCATATGGCGACTCAACAATTGTGGGCGAACGAGGTATTAGTTTGAGTGGTGGACAGAAGGCTCGTGTAAGTTTGGCCCGTGCTGTTTATAAACAAGCGGATATTTATATCTTTGATGATCCTCTTTCCGCCGTGGACTCTCAAGTGGGAAAGAAGTTACTACAACAGTGCTTCAATCGTTTCCTGGGTGACAAAATTCGAATCCTCGTCACACATCACATACAGCATCTAAAGAATACCGACCATttgattttaatggaaaatggcACTACAACCGAACAGGGATCGTACGAAGCTTTGAAAAATACCATCACATTCCGCGTTCTGTTAGAGCAGGAGGATGAAGACTTTAAAAGCAACCTCAAACAAGTCGATAGCATAGTTGGAGTTGCAAAAGGGGAAACGGTGAAAACGGACGAAAAACGTGTTGAGCTGAAAGTTGATAAGGGCGAGGATCGCAAGGAGAATCAAATGAAGGGATCAGTGAAAATGCATACATATATGGCATATTTTCACGCTCTTGGTATGCCTTGGGTAATATTTTTGGTATTTATGCTCTTTATTATGGCCAGAGGATGTCAGGCCGCTATGGACATTTTCATTTCAAGATGGTAAGTGCTGTAATTTCATTAAAGCAAATGTGGAAGCTTTCAAACTAGTTTTTTCTTATAAGGGCTACCTTTGAGGAATCATTGCCCATGGAAAATGACACCTATTCTGATTATATGGCCAAGCGGAAGCGTCTCATTCTTATCTACACCATATTCATTGTGTGCACTTTGCTACTTTACATATTGCGTACTTTTGGATTCTTCATGATTTGCCTGAAGATTTCATTGCGGCTTCATGATAGCCTCTTCAATGGAATAATTCGATCTTTTATGTATTTCTTCAACACAAACCCTTCGGGGCGGATTCTTAATCGGTTTTCCAGTGACATTACAAATATAGATGTAGCGTTACCCCAGGCTATGCTGGATTCCATACAGGTAAGTGTGTAGAAATTCATCACAAAAGTAGTAATACTTTCCTCCCTAAACGaagtttgaaattaaaaaaaaaatctattggcaCCTTTCAGAAGACTTTAAAGTAGTTTGCGGTATATATGACCTACTACTAAATATATGGGGAAtcgaatatcaatttttttactcaCTGATTTGAACAGAATTCACAGGGTGTGTGGACGAGATCCTGTGCATTTCCATTGCTGACATAGCATAGTTTCTTATTACTTTCTCTCCGTATGTCACTTTCACTTACTATCTGCGGCGTATGCACCATTaccaaattttacaaacaacagtagttccaaatcgctttttttaaataattctgtaacttttgaatagattaagatatcaacataacttgTTCTCTGTGTCAAAGCTGAGAtgtatctaaagggtgattcttttgaggttaggattttcatgcattagtatttgacagatcacgtgggatttcagacatggtgtcaaagagaaagatgctcagtatgctttgacatttcatcatgaatagacttacgatctgccacaacgtcgaattttcagtgaatgggccctagaaaagttggcagaaaatccgcttttttatcgacaaattttggttagcgatgaggctcatttctggttgaatggctacgtaaataagcaaaattgccgcatttggagtgaagagcaaccagaagccgttcaagaactgcccatgcatcccgaaaaatgcactgtttggtgtggtttgtacgctggtggaatcattggaccgtattttttcaaagatgctgttggacgcaacgttacggtgaatggcgatcgctatcgttcgatgctaacaaactttttgttgccaaaaatggaagaactgaacttggttgacatgtggtttca contains these protein-coding regions:
- the LOC142227896 gene encoding putative multidrug resistance-associated protein lethal(2)03659 — protein: MIFRAYGWKFVPICILYSMLEISIHSSQPLFLGGLVSYFAEGQTSVTKREAYLYAMGIVLCSLVATLCFHPFMFYLFEVGTRIRLACSGLVYRKCLRSSVTADNSGMSGFAIAVLSTDLPQFDMTFYFFHDLWKGPIEGCVMGYLMYLQIGWPAVVGLASIIIFIPLQAWAAKASAFFRHESAEYGDDRVKLMNEIITAMQVIKMYAWEKSFAKLIALIRKKEVKAIRGSMNIYAALQCTNMISKLALFLSLVAYVFTGEIVTAKKVFIVSSYYDVLNDSLLHFWPLAVTTWAETVVCARRVVTFLMQSEDPADGGIENFGMDDDEEKGNFCGRVHNPRAIKKGVMLHNLTASWDKVETDKRRHHIDNVSATITEKQFVGIVGNVGSGKTTLLNAILGELEIIYGNVEVNGVVSYAPQEAWIFEASIRDNITFVEKYEESRYKAVIHACELERDIELFPYGDSTIVGERGISLSGGQKARVSLARAVYKQADIYIFDDPLSAVDSQVGKKLLQQCFNRFLGDKIRILVTHHIQHLKNTDHLILMENGTTTEQGSYEALKNTITFRVLLEQEDEDFKSNLKQVDSIVGVAKGETVKTDEKRVELKVDKGEDRKENQMKGSVKMHTYMAYFHALGMPWVIFLVFMLFIMARGCQAAMDIFISRWATFEESLPMENDTYSDYMAKRKRLILIYTIFIVCTLLLYILRTFGFFMICLKISLRLHDSLFNGIIRSFMYFFNTNPSGRILNRFSSDITNIDVALPQAMLDSIQFFVNAFAVLVVVALANYWLLIPAFIMIVLLYFCRNLYIGASRSLKRIEVMTRSPVYSHTNQTFQGLTTIRALNATHQLEMEFHSHQNNNTSALYLYVTTNRAFAFWTDLICVLYIFAVTFSFLFINHGFYSGDVGLAITQSMSLVIMCQWGMRQTAEMENNMTSVERVMEYIELPAEPALETDVHINLPESWPEMGRIYFKDLKLKYSHEGEYILKALNFSIRPMEKVGIVGRTGAGKSSIIQAIFRLAQNEGLLDIDGFDISTLGLHDLRSRISIIPQEPILFSGTLRYNLDPFDDRTDEEIWQALDDVKLKSYVKSLKGGLSARMYDGGSNFSMGQRQLVCMARAILRHNKILIMDEATANVDPETDKFIQEAIHTKFEKCTVLTIAHRLHTVMDNDRVLVMDAGRVVELGHPYQLLENPDGYLHQFVEKTGPGTAKHLRYIAEQSYRKRVTSKQSET